One genomic window of Elaeis guineensis isolate ETL-2024a chromosome 2, EG11, whole genome shotgun sequence includes the following:
- the LOC105043356 gene encoding uncharacterized protein has translation MKFSDSPVIELPVGGAALSFEQDNGSIHVGTSVWPCSLVLVKFVDRWLPRLPSSTADSVPNPYAHLLHFAGKRAVELGSGCGPAGLGLAALGLDVVLTDIAPVLPALRRNLKRNRPALPKTPKVAQLYWNNPAQIESLKPPFDLVVAADVVYMEDSAAHLVTAMDALLAPDGVVLLGYQLRSPEAHRVFWERCQQVFPVIEKVPHEDLHPDYAYEETDVYLLWKRK, from the coding sequence ATGAAGTTTTCCGACTCGCCGGTTATCGAGCTCCCGGTGGGCGGCGCCGCCCTCTCCTTCGAGCAGGACAACGGCTCGATCCACGTCGGCACCTCCGTCTGGCCCTGCTCCCTCGTCCTCGTTAAATTCGTCGACCGCTGGCTTCCCCGTCTCCCCTCTTCCACCGCTGATTCTGTCCCCAACCCCTACGCGCATCTCCTCCACTTCGCCGGAAAGCGCGCCGTCGAGCTCGGCTCCGGCTGCGGCCCCGCTGGCCTTGGCCTCGCCGCCCTCGGCCTCGACGTCGTCCTCACCGACATCGCCCCCGTCCTCCCCGCCCTCCGCCGCAACCTCAAGCGCAACCGCCCTGCCCTTCCCAAAACCCCCAAGGTCGCCCAGCTCTACTGGAACAACCCCGCCCAGATCGAATCCCTTAAGCCCCCCTTCGATCTCGTCGTCGCCGCGGACGTCGTCTACATGGAGGACTCCGCGGCCCACCTCGTCACCGCCATGGATGCCCTCCTAGCGCCCGACGGCGTGGTCTTGCTGGGGTACCAGCTCCGATCACCCGAAGCCCACCGAGTGTTCTGGGAGCGATGTCAGCAGGTGTTTCCGGTTATAGAGAAGGTCCCCCACGAGGATCTTCACCCGGATTATGCCTACGAGGAGACCGATGTGTATCTCCTCTGGAAGAGGAAGTGA
- the LOC105043349 gene encoding zinc finger protein MAGPIE-like: MAGEAISKSFPPNPTQESNPPIIKKKRNQPGNPDPQAEVIALSPKTLLATNRFVCEICGKGFQRDQNLQLHRRGHNLPWKLRQRSTKEPRKRVYVCPEKTCIHHHPSRALGDLTGIKKHFCRKHGEKKWKCDKCSKRYAVQSDWKAHSKTCGTREYRCDCGTIFSRRDSFITHRAFCDALAEETARVSAASNISSLTSNSNANYQFTSGLMRSNMVQHFPAMFNPAAAEGQVGDHATPGLPLWIHHGEVLSTDSSLSSMHQTGPVSIETLHGDPFASCSNGGHQLNRQLSWIYGNDLASSSSGELITSTSSLIPTSLKEADLVSVPSWFSTRHHQQHSMPASGMSATALLQKAAQIGVTSSSPSFFGGVEMKRHNTHVQDGSEYNGLLNPSHPGVAANMAGSLESTANPYNNMYSTRHQLAQKDGGGGATRDFLGVGVQTICPSSVNGWI; encoded by the exons atggcaGGAGAAGCAATCTCAAAATCCTTTCCACCAAACCCAACTCAGGAATCCAATCCTCCGATCATCAAGAAGAAGAGAAATCAACCAGGAAATCCAG ATCCTCAAGCAGAAGTCATCGCCTTGTCTCCAAAGACCCTCTTGGCTACAAACCGGTTTGTGTGCGAGATATGTGGCAAAGGCTTTCAGAGAGATCAAAATCTGCAGCTCCACCGCCGTGGCCACAACCTTCCATGGAAGCTGAGGCAGAGAAGCACCAAAGAGCCAAGGAAGAGGGTGTACGTGTGCCCAGAGAAGACCTGCATCCATCACCATCCATCAAGGGCACTCGGCGACCTCACTGGCATAAAGAAGCACTTCTGCCGCAAGCACGGCGAGAAGAAGTGGAAGTGCGACAAGTGCTCCAAGCGGTATGCGGTGCAGTCCGATTGGAAGGCCCACTCCAAGACTTGTGGCACGAGAGAGTACCGTTGTGACTGTGGCACCATCTTCTCTAG GAGGGACAGCTTCATAACCCACAGGGCCTTCTGTGATGCCTTAGCCGAAGAGACCGCACGAGTCTCTGCGGCATCTAACATCAGTAGCTTGACATCGAACAGCAATGCCAATTATCAATTCACCAGTGGCTTGATGAGATCTAACATGGTGCAGCATTTCCCTGCTATGTTCAATCCGGCGGCCGCCGAAGGTCAAGTAGGCGATCATGCTACGCCTGGACTTCCACTCTGGATCCACCATGGCGAGGTGTTGAGCACTGATAGCAGTCTCTCAAGTATGCATCAAACTGGACCGGTGAGTATTGAAACCCTGCACGGTGATCCCTTTGCTTCATGCTCGAATGGCGGCCACCAACTCAACCGCCAATTAAGTTGGATATATGGTAACGATCTGGCCTCTTCAAGCTCTGGGGAGCTAATTACAAGCACCTCGTCACTAATACCTACTAGTTTGAAGGAAGCCGACCTTGTAAGTGTCCCTTCCTGGTTTAGCACTCGGCATCATCAGCAGCACTCCATGCCAGCATCAGGCATGTCTGCAACTGCATTGCTACAAAAAGCTGCTCAAATTGGCGTGACTTCCTCTAGTCCATCATTTTTTGGTGGCGTAGAGATGAAGCGCCACAACACTCATGTCCAAGATGGCAGCGAATACAATGGATTGCTCAATCCAAGCCATCCAGGCGTAGCCGCTAACATGGCAGGTAGTCTAGAGAGCACTGCCAATCCATACAATAATATGTACTCCACAAGGCATCAGCTGGCTCAAAAAGATGGTGGAGGAGGAGCTACTAGGGATTTCTTGGGCGTTGGGGTACAGACTATCTGCCCATCGTCAGTTAATGGATGGATTTGA
- the LOC105043365 gene encoding uncharacterized protein isoform X1: MDPKASAKSKRNHSHQGRKNHPTPAATSAQKKKPAPAAVAAAAAGAGEVATPRRAHARSRDLPSNWDRYDDDGDGDDSGDGAESSAGAKRADGEIRPKSKGADFRFLVEQARSQPQDHRDPGTSQSAFSLDELPSDYIQGISSMLSVRGESLLSWCADDNFIVDDDSTSSCEVNLLSMDLHALAAQLSKLKLSQRLFIEEDLLPEELHIDELKVNQIFEQSETPTMSEHKDSLSQGRFHGNSELEKSVDGQIDHWNSCNVHGITREAVVEKCQTQSPTGQATKFDLSNDSIPAGLSGRREVQGSVSQLSKHTVADLKQNRTSRFEAAAAEEELDVLFSSFSETRLSSSHSDGITNDASTSHNATFNSSVHMSPPSVGQDLNSSGNAGTSLADAIDDLLAETSLSLNDQNTVCPPNEGGLPPTNLSCRSLLGSEAPGNSSSSKQVAGVATLDSAIDDLLAETSFCIEEQKQMTCPEEQGTTSSIHIPSHSPSDSKPVDDFDSWFDTL; the protein is encoded by the exons ATGGATCCAAAAGCCTCGGCCAAGTCGAAGCGAAACCACTCCCATCAGGGCCGCAAGAACCACCCGACGCCTGCCGCCACGAGCGCCCAGAAGAAGAAGCCCGCCCCGGCCGCGGTCGCCGCTGCCGCCGCCGGAGCAGGAGAAGTGGCGACGCCCCGACGAGCCCACGCCCGCTCCCGCGATCTCCCCTCCAACTGGGATCGCTACGACGACGACGGCGACGGCGACGACAGTGGTGATGGAGCCGAGAGCTCTGCCGGAGCTAAACGGGCCGACGGCGAGATTCGACCCAAGAGTAAGGGCGCGGACTTCCGGTTCTTGGTCGAGCAAGCTCGGTCCCAGCCACAGGATCATCGCGATCCTGGGACGTCCCAGTCCGCCTTTTCGTTGGACGAGCTTCCGTCCG ATTATATACAGGGCATAAGCTCTATGCTTTCTGTCAGGGGAGAGAGCCTCTTATCTTGGTGTGCAGATGACAATTTCATTGTGGATGATGACTCCACATCAAGTTGTGAG GTGAATTTACTCTCCATGGATTTGCATGCACTTGCTGCACAATTATCAAAACTAAAGCTTTCGCAGAGGCTATTTATTGAAGAAGATTTATTACCTGAAGAGCTG CATATTGATGAATTGAAAGTGAACCAGATATTTGAGCAATCAGAAACACCAACAATGAGTGAACATAAGGACAGTTTGTCTCAGGGAAGATTTCATGGTAATTCAGAGTTAGAAAAGTCTGTAGATGGCCAAATTGACCATTGGAACTCTTGTAATGTTCATGGAATCACACGAGAAGCGGTGGTGGAGAAATGTCAAACCCAGTCCCCTACAGGACAGGCTACCAAGTTTGATCTATCTAATGATTCAATACCTGCAGGGCTATCTGGCAGGAGAGAAGTTCAGGGATCCGTGTCACAGCTTAGCAAGCATACTGTTGCGGACCTGAAACAGAACAGAACTTCCAGGTTTGAAGCAGCAGCAGCAGAAGAAGAGCTTGACGTGCTTTTCAGCTCATTTAGTGAAACCCGTCTTTCTAGTTCCCATTCAGATGGAATCACTAATGATGCATCAACTTCTCATAATGCAACATTTAATTCATCAGTCCATATGAGTCCACCATCTGTTGGTCAAGATCTTAATTCCTCAGGCAATGCTGGTACGTCTCTTGCTGATGCAATTGATGATTTGCTTGCAGAAACCTCCCTGTCCCTGAATGACCAGAATACAGTGTGCCCACCAAATGAGGGAGGACTGCCCCCAACAAATCTTTCTTGTCGGTCACTTTTGGGTTCAGAAGCCCCAGGCAACTCCAGTTCCTCAAAACAAGTAGCTGGGGTTGCAACTCTTGACAGTGCGATTGATGATTTGCTTGCAGAAACCTCCTTTTGCATTGAGGAACAGAAGCAGATGACATGCCCAGAAGAGCAGGGAACAACATCATCAATACATATTCCTTCTCATTCTCCCTCAGACTCGAAACCTGTAGATGACTTCGATTCATGGTTTGACACACTTTAA
- the LOC105043365 gene encoding uncharacterized protein isoform X2, with protein MDPKASAKSKRNHSHQGRKNHPTPAATSAQKKKPAPAAVAAAAAGAGEVATPRRAHARSRDLPSNWDRYDDDGDGDDSGDGAESSAGAKRADGEIRPKSKGADFRFLVEQARSQPQDHRDPGTSQSAFSLDELPSDYIQGISSMLSVRGESLLSWCADDNFIVDDDSTSSCEVNLLSMDLHALAAQLSKLKLSQRLFIEEDLLPEELIFEQSETPTMSEHKDSLSQGRFHGNSELEKSVDGQIDHWNSCNVHGITREAVVEKCQTQSPTGQATKFDLSNDSIPAGLSGRREVQGSVSQLSKHTVADLKQNRTSRFEAAAAEEELDVLFSSFSETRLSSSHSDGITNDASTSHNATFNSSVHMSPPSVGQDLNSSGNAGTSLADAIDDLLAETSLSLNDQNTVCPPNEGGLPPTNLSCRSLLGSEAPGNSSSSKQVAGVATLDSAIDDLLAETSFCIEEQKQMTCPEEQGTTSSIHIPSHSPSDSKPVDDFDSWFDTL; from the exons ATGGATCCAAAAGCCTCGGCCAAGTCGAAGCGAAACCACTCCCATCAGGGCCGCAAGAACCACCCGACGCCTGCCGCCACGAGCGCCCAGAAGAAGAAGCCCGCCCCGGCCGCGGTCGCCGCTGCCGCCGCCGGAGCAGGAGAAGTGGCGACGCCCCGACGAGCCCACGCCCGCTCCCGCGATCTCCCCTCCAACTGGGATCGCTACGACGACGACGGCGACGGCGACGACAGTGGTGATGGAGCCGAGAGCTCTGCCGGAGCTAAACGGGCCGACGGCGAGATTCGACCCAAGAGTAAGGGCGCGGACTTCCGGTTCTTGGTCGAGCAAGCTCGGTCCCAGCCACAGGATCATCGCGATCCTGGGACGTCCCAGTCCGCCTTTTCGTTGGACGAGCTTCCGTCCG ATTATATACAGGGCATAAGCTCTATGCTTTCTGTCAGGGGAGAGAGCCTCTTATCTTGGTGTGCAGATGACAATTTCATTGTGGATGATGACTCCACATCAAGTTGTGAG GTGAATTTACTCTCCATGGATTTGCATGCACTTGCTGCACAATTATCAAAACTAAAGCTTTCGCAGAGGCTATTTATTGAAGAAGATTTATTACCTGAAGAGCTG ATATTTGAGCAATCAGAAACACCAACAATGAGTGAACATAAGGACAGTTTGTCTCAGGGAAGATTTCATGGTAATTCAGAGTTAGAAAAGTCTGTAGATGGCCAAATTGACCATTGGAACTCTTGTAATGTTCATGGAATCACACGAGAAGCGGTGGTGGAGAAATGTCAAACCCAGTCCCCTACAGGACAGGCTACCAAGTTTGATCTATCTAATGATTCAATACCTGCAGGGCTATCTGGCAGGAGAGAAGTTCAGGGATCCGTGTCACAGCTTAGCAAGCATACTGTTGCGGACCTGAAACAGAACAGAACTTCCAGGTTTGAAGCAGCAGCAGCAGAAGAAGAGCTTGACGTGCTTTTCAGCTCATTTAGTGAAACCCGTCTTTCTAGTTCCCATTCAGATGGAATCACTAATGATGCATCAACTTCTCATAATGCAACATTTAATTCATCAGTCCATATGAGTCCACCATCTGTTGGTCAAGATCTTAATTCCTCAGGCAATGCTGGTACGTCTCTTGCTGATGCAATTGATGATTTGCTTGCAGAAACCTCCCTGTCCCTGAATGACCAGAATACAGTGTGCCCACCAAATGAGGGAGGACTGCCCCCAACAAATCTTTCTTGTCGGTCACTTTTGGGTTCAGAAGCCCCAGGCAACTCCAGTTCCTCAAAACAAGTAGCTGGGGTTGCAACTCTTGACAGTGCGATTGATGATTTGCTTGCAGAAACCTCCTTTTGCATTGAGGAACAGAAGCAGATGACATGCCCAGAAGAGCAGGGAACAACATCATCAATACATATTCCTTCTCATTCTCCCTCAGACTCGAAACCTGTAGATGACTTCGATTCATGGTTTGACACACTTTAA